Proteins encoded within one genomic window of Cellulomonas xiejunii:
- a CDS encoding SLC13 family permease, which produces MPPEAAGAPAYAGAVTAATLVLMGVWWMTEALPLAVTALLPLVVMPVAGVAPVADVAAPYANKVIFLFLGGFVLAIALQRWDVHLRIALGVVRLVGTAPRRLVLGMMVATALLSMWVSNTATAVMMLPIGVSVLALLGRERGGVDARLSAALMLGIAYAATIGSFGTIIASPPNALLVGYMSETYGIEISFGQWMAVGLPLSVVFLLIAWLVLTRLVFRIDPEPLCDDDSVVRTELARLGPMGHPQRRVVVVFALAALSWIALPLIWRGTPVTDEVVAILVAVLLFLLPSGADCGGRLLDWSDTRELPWGILLLFGGGLALASQITSSGLSQWIGERAKGLDGLPTVLVIAVVCLLTVAMTEFMSNTATAATLLPIMSTVGAALGYGPLLLAVPVALAAGCTFMMPAATPPNAIAYSSGYVRVPDMIRAGAPLSVASVLLVTITVTTLASWVLGIPA; this is translated from the coding sequence ATGCCGCCCGAGGCCGCCGGTGCGCCCGCGTACGCCGGGGCGGTGACCGCAGCGACGCTCGTCCTCATGGGCGTGTGGTGGATGACCGAGGCGCTGCCGCTGGCCGTGACCGCGCTGCTGCCGCTGGTCGTGATGCCGGTCGCCGGCGTCGCGCCCGTGGCGGACGTCGCGGCGCCCTACGCCAACAAGGTGATCTTCCTGTTCCTCGGCGGGTTCGTCCTCGCCATCGCGCTGCAACGCTGGGACGTCCACCTGCGCATCGCGCTGGGGGTGGTGCGCCTGGTCGGGACCGCGCCGCGTCGTCTGGTCCTGGGGATGATGGTGGCGACCGCGCTGCTGAGCATGTGGGTCTCCAACACCGCGACCGCCGTGATGATGCTGCCCATCGGCGTGTCGGTGCTCGCGCTGCTCGGACGTGAGCGCGGCGGCGTCGACGCTCGGCTCTCCGCCGCGCTGATGCTCGGCATCGCGTACGCCGCCACGATCGGGTCGTTCGGCACCATCATCGCCAGCCCGCCCAACGCGCTGCTCGTCGGGTACATGTCCGAGACGTACGGCATCGAGATCTCCTTCGGCCAGTGGATGGCCGTGGGGCTGCCGCTGTCGGTGGTGTTCCTGCTGATCGCGTGGCTGGTCCTGACCCGCCTGGTCTTCCGCATCGACCCGGAGCCCCTGTGCGACGACGACTCCGTGGTCAGGACGGAGCTCGCCAGGCTCGGACCGATGGGCCACCCGCAGCGGCGCGTCGTCGTGGTCTTCGCGCTCGCGGCGCTCTCGTGGATCGCCCTGCCGCTGATCTGGCGCGGCACCCCGGTGACGGACGAGGTGGTCGCGATCCTCGTCGCCGTCCTGCTGTTCCTGCTGCCGTCGGGCGCGGACTGCGGCGGCCGGCTGCTCGACTGGTCGGACACGCGCGAGCTGCCGTGGGGCATCCTGCTGCTGTTCGGCGGAGGGCTGGCACTCGCGTCGCAGATCACGTCCTCGGGCCTGTCGCAGTGGATCGGTGAGCGGGCGAAGGGCCTGGACGGTCTGCCGACCGTCCTGGTCATCGCGGTGGTCTGCCTGCTGACGGTCGCGATGACGGAGTTCATGTCGAACACCGCGACCGCCGCGACCCTGCTGCCCATCATGAGCACGGTCGGAGCGGCCCTCGGCTACGGCCCGCTGCTGCTCGCGGTGCCGGTCGCCCTGGCGGCGGGTTGCACGTTCATGATGCCGGCGGCCACGCCGCCCAACGCCATCGCGTACTCGTCGGGGTACGTGCGGGTACCCGACATGATCCGGGCGGGGGCGCCCCTGAGCGTGGCGTCCGTGCTGCTGGTGACGATCACGGTCACGACCCTCGCATCGTGGGTGCTGGGGATCCCCGCCTGA
- a CDS encoding ABC transporter ATP-binding protein produces MSGTAKEPRAGGTAPPGPPPGGPRGGHMGPGLGMPGQKSMDFRGSLRRLLTVLRPERARLLAVLVLGALSVAAAVAGPKLLGNATDVLFEGVVSRQLGQVVPAGASQSQAVEALRAAGQEQLADLVSGMAQLTVGSGVDFQRLGSILLVVLAVYVAAFLFSWLQGRLTARAVQNTVRRMRSQVEEKLARVPLSYFDQQPRGELLSRVTNDIDNVAQTVQQTLSQLVTSVLTVVGVLAMMFWISPLLAVVALVTVPLSVVIAAAIAKRSQPQFVEQWAWTGKLNAHIEEMFTGHALVTVFGRQEEAAATFAERNERLYESSFRAQFISGIIQPALGFVANLNYLVVAVVGGLRVASGTMTLGDVQAFIQYSRQFTQPITQIASMANLLQSGVASAERVFELLDADEQSPDPAQPVTLPPRVRGRVAFEDVSFRYEHDTPLIEHLSVVAEPGQTVAIVGPTGAGKTTLVNLVMRFYEVDGGRITLDGVDTRDLTRDALRSQVGMVLQDTWLYQGTIAENIAYGVDDATHVQIVEAAVATHVDRFVRTLPEGYETVLDDEGGAVSAGEKQLLTIARAFLADPAILILDEATSSVDTRTEVLVQHAMNALRVGRTSFVIAHRLSTIRDADVILVMEHGQIVEKGSHGELLAAGGAYARLYESQFAAAVAPVD; encoded by the coding sequence ATGAGCGGCACGGCGAAGGAACCGCGCGCCGGCGGCACGGCACCCCCGGGTCCGCCCCCGGGCGGTCCGCGCGGCGGTCACATGGGCCCGGGGCTCGGGATGCCCGGGCAGAAGTCGATGGACTTCCGCGGTTCGCTGCGTCGCCTGCTCACCGTGCTGCGCCCGGAGCGCGCACGGCTCCTCGCGGTCCTGGTCCTGGGGGCGCTGTCCGTCGCCGCGGCGGTCGCCGGTCCCAAGCTCCTCGGCAACGCGACCGACGTGCTGTTCGAGGGCGTCGTCTCGCGCCAGCTCGGGCAGGTCGTGCCGGCCGGGGCGTCGCAGTCGCAGGCCGTCGAGGCGCTGCGGGCCGCCGGGCAGGAGCAGCTCGCCGACCTCGTCAGCGGCATGGCGCAGCTGACCGTCGGGTCCGGCGTCGACTTCCAGCGGCTCGGCTCGATCCTGCTGGTCGTCCTGGCCGTGTACGTCGCGGCGTTCCTCTTCTCCTGGCTCCAGGGCCGCCTGACCGCACGCGCGGTGCAGAACACCGTCCGCCGGATGCGTTCGCAGGTCGAGGAGAAGCTCGCGCGCGTCCCCCTGTCGTACTTCGACCAGCAGCCGCGTGGCGAGCTGCTCTCCCGCGTGACCAACGACATCGACAACGTCGCCCAGACGGTGCAGCAGACCCTGTCGCAGCTCGTGACGTCGGTGCTCACGGTCGTGGGGGTCCTGGCGATGATGTTCTGGATCTCCCCGCTGCTGGCGGTCGTCGCCCTGGTCACCGTCCCGTTGTCCGTCGTGATCGCCGCGGCCATCGCCAAGCGCTCGCAGCCGCAGTTCGTCGAGCAGTGGGCCTGGACCGGCAAGCTCAACGCGCACATCGAGGAGATGTTCACCGGCCACGCGCTCGTGACCGTCTTCGGGCGTCAGGAGGAGGCCGCCGCGACGTTCGCCGAGCGCAACGAGCGGCTCTACGAGTCGTCGTTCCGGGCGCAGTTCATCTCCGGGATCATCCAGCCGGCCCTCGGGTTCGTCGCGAACCTCAACTACCTCGTGGTCGCGGTGGTCGGCGGCCTGCGGGTCGCGTCGGGCACGATGACGCTCGGTGACGTCCAGGCGTTCATCCAGTACTCACGGCAGTTCACGCAGCCGATCACGCAGATCGCCTCCATGGCGAACCTGCTGCAGTCGGGCGTCGCGTCGGCGGAGCGTGTCTTCGAGCTCCTCGACGCGGACGAGCAGTCCCCGGACCCCGCGCAGCCGGTCACGCTGCCGCCGCGCGTGCGGGGACGGGTCGCGTTCGAGGACGTGTCGTTCCGCTACGAGCACGACACCCCGCTGATCGAGCACCTGTCGGTCGTCGCCGAGCCCGGCCAGACCGTCGCGATCGTCGGGCCGACCGGTGCGGGCAAGACCACGCTCGTCAACCTCGTGATGCGGTTCTACGAGGTCGACGGCGGCCGGATCACGCTCGACGGCGTCGACACCCGGGACCTCACGCGCGACGCGCTGCGCTCCCAGGTGGGCATGGTCCTGCAGGACACCTGGCTGTACCAGGGGACCATCGCGGAGAACATCGCCTACGGCGTCGACGACGCGACGCACGTCCAGATCGTCGAGGCCGCCGTCGCCACGCACGTCGACCGCTTCGTACGGACGCTGCCCGAGGGGTACGAGACCGTCCTCGACGACGAGGGCGGTGCGGTGTCGGCGGGCGAGAAGCAGCTGCTGACGATCGCGCGCGCGTTCCTCGCCGACCCGGCGATCCTCATCCTCGACGAGGCGACGTCGTCCGTGGACACGCGCACCGAGGTGCTCGTGCAGCACGCGATGAACGCCCTGCGCGTGGGACGCACGTCGTTCGTCATCGCGCACCGCCTGTCGACGATCCGCGACGCGGACGTCATCCTCGTGATGGAGCACGGGCAGATCGTCGAGAAGGGCAGCCACGGCGAGCTCCTCGCTGCCGGTGGCGCCTACGCGCGGCTCTACGAGAGCCAGTTCGCCGCGGCGGTGGCCCCCGTCGACTGA
- a CDS encoding ABC transporter ATP-binding protein: MLVRLLREHLRPYRGAVVAVLALQLVQVIATLWLPSLNADIIDDGVAQGDTATIWRLGVVMLGVSLVQVAASIAAVWYGARAAMSFGRDVRARVFAQVQSYSQQEMGRFGAPTLITRTTNDVQQVQMVVFMTFVFLVMAPLMLIGGVVMSLREDVGLSGLLLVVVPVLAVVIGLIVSRMVPWFRQMQKRIDAVNRVMREQLSGVRVIRAFVRERQEQARFEVANTDLYIASLRAGLLFALMFPVVMLVMNLSSISVVWFGAQRVDSGEMQIGSLIAFLSYIMFVLMAVMMSSMMVVMVPRAMVSADRIGEVLDTSTTVRAPDRPVAFPTGADARPGLLELRDVEFRYPGAEDAVLRDVSFVAEPGRTTAIIGSTGSGKTTLLHLVPRLYDVTGGRVLVDGVDVRDADPAELGARIGFVPQRPYLFTGTVRSNLQFGRPDADDAELWHALEVAQARDFVEELPEGLDAPVAQGGTNLSGGQRQRLAIARALVRRPSIYLFDDSFSALDYATDAALRAALAPETRDATVLVVAQRVATIRFADRILVLDEGRVVGDGTHDELLASNETYQEIVYSQLSAQEAA, from the coding sequence ATGCTGGTACGTCTGCTCCGGGAGCATCTGCGCCCCTACCGGGGTGCCGTCGTCGCCGTGCTCGCGCTGCAGCTCGTGCAGGTGATCGCGACGCTGTGGCTGCCGAGCCTCAACGCCGACATCATCGACGACGGGGTCGCGCAGGGTGACACGGCGACCATCTGGCGGCTGGGCGTGGTCATGCTGGGGGTCAGCCTGGTGCAGGTCGCCGCGTCGATCGCGGCGGTCTGGTACGGCGCTCGTGCCGCGATGTCGTTCGGTCGCGACGTCCGTGCCCGCGTGTTCGCGCAGGTCCAGTCCTACTCCCAGCAGGAGATGGGCCGGTTCGGCGCGCCGACGCTGATCACCCGCACGACGAACGACGTCCAGCAGGTGCAGATGGTCGTGTTCATGACGTTCGTGTTCCTCGTCATGGCCCCGCTCATGCTCATCGGCGGCGTGGTGATGTCGTTGCGCGAGGACGTCGGGCTCTCGGGCCTGCTGCTCGTGGTGGTGCCGGTGCTGGCAGTGGTCATCGGGCTGATCGTGTCCCGCATGGTGCCGTGGTTCCGGCAGATGCAGAAGCGCATCGACGCGGTCAACCGGGTCATGCGCGAGCAGCTGTCCGGCGTTCGCGTCATCCGGGCGTTCGTGCGCGAGCGCCAGGAGCAGGCGCGGTTCGAGGTCGCCAACACCGACCTGTACATCGCCTCGCTGCGAGCGGGCCTGCTGTTCGCCCTGATGTTCCCCGTCGTGATGCTGGTGATGAACCTCTCGAGCATCTCGGTCGTGTGGTTCGGCGCGCAGCGGGTGGACTCCGGTGAGATGCAGATCGGGTCGCTGATCGCCTTCCTCAGCTACATCATGTTCGTCCTCATGGCCGTGATGATGAGCTCGATGATGGTCGTCATGGTGCCGCGGGCCATGGTGTCGGCCGACCGCATCGGCGAGGTGCTGGACACCTCCACCACGGTCCGGGCACCCGACCGGCCCGTCGCGTTCCCGACGGGCGCGGACGCGCGTCCGGGGCTGCTCGAGCTGCGTGACGTCGAGTTCCGCTACCCGGGGGCGGAGGACGCGGTGCTGCGGGACGTGTCGTTCGTCGCCGAGCCCGGCCGGACGACCGCGATCATCGGCTCGACGGGCTCCGGGAAGACGACGCTGCTGCACCTCGTGCCGCGGCTCTACGACGTCACCGGCGGGCGCGTCCTCGTCGACGGCGTGGACGTGCGGGACGCCGACCCGGCCGAGCTCGGTGCCCGGATCGGGTTTGTGCCGCAGCGGCCGTACCTGTTCACCGGGACGGTGCGCAGCAACCTGCAGTTCGGCAGGCCCGACGCGGACGACGCCGAGCTGTGGCACGCGCTCGAGGTGGCCCAGGCGCGCGACTTCGTCGAGGAGCTCCCCGAAGGGCTGGACGCACCGGTGGCACAGGGCGGGACCAACCTGTCCGGCGGCCAGCGCCAGCGGCTCGCGATCGCGCGCGCGCTCGTCCGACGCCCGAGCATCTACCTCTTCGACGACTCCTTCTCCGCGCTCGACTACGCGACGGACGCGGCACTGCGGGCCGCCCTGGCGCCCGAGACGCGGGACGCCACCGTCCTCGTCGTCGCGCAACGCGTCGCGACCATCCGGTTCGCCGACCGGATCCTCGTCCTCGACGAGGGCCGTGTCGTCGGGGACGGCACGCACGACGAGCTCCTCGCCTCGAACGAGACGTACCAGGAGATCGTGTACTCCCAGCTGAGCGCGCAGGAGGCGGCATGA
- a CDS encoding SPFH domain-containing protein has protein sequence MNDGPEAGQIALIAVLVLVLIFVVVALARAVRIVPQAVAIIVERLGRYNKTLDAGLHLLIPFVDRVRASVDLREQVVSFPPQPVITSDNLVVSIDTVIYFQVTSPKDAVYEIANYITGIEQLTVTTLRNVIGSMDLEQTLTSRDQINGQLRGVLDEATGKWGIRVNRVELKAIDPPASVQGSMEQQMRAERDRRAAILTAEGVKQSAILTAEGEKQSAILRAEGEAQSAILRAEGEARAILQVFDAVHRGDADPKLLAYQYLQTLPKIAASPSNKMWFLPAELSGALGWLSKGFQGGSGDDGDYPTRPAGSSPIADGDLPPVSLTDPSEALAEARRESAAATADATSAGTLSGVPFDPSAERGQRPGAGPAAPQQPTYGSPTATPRPDPQQDVPPRDDPRPPAQPTP, from the coding sequence ATGAACGACGGCCCCGAAGCCGGCCAGATCGCCTTGATCGCCGTCCTCGTCCTGGTCCTGATCTTCGTCGTCGTCGCGCTGGCGCGCGCGGTGCGGATCGTGCCGCAGGCGGTGGCGATCATCGTGGAGCGGCTGGGACGGTACAACAAGACGCTCGACGCCGGTCTGCACCTGCTGATCCCGTTCGTGGACCGCGTGCGAGCGAGCGTCGACCTGCGGGAGCAGGTCGTGTCGTTCCCGCCGCAGCCGGTCATCACGTCCGACAACCTCGTGGTGAGCATCGACACCGTCATCTACTTCCAGGTGACGTCGCCGAAGGACGCGGTCTACGAGATCGCGAACTACATCACCGGTATCGAGCAGCTGACGGTCACGACGCTGCGTAACGTCATCGGGTCCATGGACCTCGAGCAGACCCTGACGAGCCGCGACCAGATCAACGGCCAGCTGCGCGGTGTGCTCGACGAGGCGACCGGCAAGTGGGGCATCCGCGTGAACCGCGTCGAGCTCAAGGCGATCGACCCGCCCGCCTCGGTGCAGGGCTCGATGGAGCAGCAGATGCGTGCCGAGCGTGACCGGCGCGCCGCGATCCTCACGGCCGAGGGCGTCAAGCAGTCCGCGATCCTCACCGCCGAGGGCGAGAAGCAGTCGGCGATCCTGCGGGCCGAGGGTGAGGCGCAGTCCGCCATCCTGCGGGCCGAGGGTGAGGCCCGCGCGATCCTGCAGGTCTTCGACGCGGTGCACCGCGGCGACGCCGACCCCAAGCTGCTCGCGTACCAGTACCTGCAGACCCTGCCGAAGATCGCCGCGAGCCCGTCGAACAAGATGTGGTTCCTGCCCGCCGAGCTCAGCGGCGCCCTGGGGTGGCTCTCGAAGGGCTTCCAGGGTGGCTCCGGCGACGACGGCGACTACCCGACGCGTCCCGCGGGGAGCTCGCCCATCGCCGACGGCGACCTGCCGCCCGTGTCGCTGACGGACCCGAGCGAGGCACTGGCCGAGGCGCGACGCGAGTCGGCGGCGGCCACGGCGGACGCGACGAGCGCGGGCACGCTCTCGGGGGTGCCCTTCGACCCGTCGGCCGAACGGGGTCAGCGACCCGGTGCGGGTCCGGCGGCGCCGCAGCAGCCGACGTACGGGTCGCCGACCGCGACGCCGCGGCCCGACCCGCAGCAGGACGTCCCGCCGCGCGACGACCCCCGTCCGCCGGCACAGCCGACGCCCTGA
- a CDS encoding NfeD family protein → MGWLWWVGGALTLGILEMLSLDLVLVMFAGGALAGGLAYALGAPVAVQILVAAVTSIVLLVALRPWLLRHLKGRVDLPETNAAALVGRPATVVSTVDGTTGRVKLVGEVWTARTADGGSLPPGTAVTVTKIDGATAVVSPAVATAPGDTAAPGVAPA, encoded by the coding sequence ATGGGATGGCTCTGGTGGGTCGGGGGAGCCCTGACGCTCGGCATCCTGGAGATGCTCTCACTGGATCTCGTGCTCGTCATGTTCGCGGGCGGGGCCCTCGCGGGAGGGTTGGCCTACGCGCTCGGCGCGCCCGTCGCGGTGCAGATCCTCGTCGCAGCGGTCACCTCGATCGTCCTGCTCGTGGCGTTGCGCCCCTGGCTGCTGCGCCACCTCAAGGGCCGCGTCGACCTGCCGGAGACGAACGCCGCGGCGCTCGTCGGGCGACCCGCGACGGTCGTCTCCACCGTCGACGGCACGACCGGGCGGGTGAAGCTCGTCGGTGAGGTGTGGACCGCGCGCACCGCGGACGGCGGCTCGTTGCCGCCGGGTACGGCGGTGACCGTGACGAAGATCGACGGCGCGACCGCCGTGGTCAGCCCCGCGGTGGCCACCGCCCCGGGTGACACCGCGGCCCCCGGCGTCGCGCCCGCCTGA